Proteins encoded together in one Centropristis striata isolate RG_2023a ecotype Rhode Island chromosome 6, C.striata_1.0, whole genome shotgun sequence window:
- the blm gene encoding recQ-like DNA helicase BLM isoform X2, whose protein sequence is MSSLPQNNLKEQLARHSNAAQSKLSLAKPKPGAFSFKKKSSSGTTRVEVQTKVISSNILASRNVNVPKNSLVTKSPLTFSNKLERPQKSQINNFFSVSSKAKLDSISPTENCSPAVQTPTVVSAKVTTAPAKSDMRGNGSNVTNLDASLGFPIDDWDDFDDFETPVKAKNDSFTSEISGKSTHPVSSFNEEKSELTGKLNHDASRVTPELGNSFTNKNGMDELEQCVDRAAVSSGPSLNQDQADSEIEDSPVKVTRRRPPPHSLAQFKSVLSDSEEENNDVLETLKGKTDEKHKWTNPKVIQIDDNSEPEDDFDYIPPSPVPDDISYTTSALETRSKLADAESGDIPVQSKGPITTLHETFDQRSKDKTNVSSHHVTDEQLLSIMQTICSLVDSIPEHELIGLSCGDELLLKRAQRKRILATGGNCLLRIQQPDSTGVSEPSFKEKPSFSCDTSSVMSSSSSVPMDTKKPSQIRRSSGISVDYNSDHSDSIIHMNTLQVKNIETVNVTNQNTCDSPSAYSLASPSFNFKKTSTDLDGSNHFFSPKTPETVVQSKSKTPAASTAAGDVEQDDFYNDYFDIDDFDDSDIPDYFDQPQSSSTMTTTVKEAGPSKSLWEKKPTTPAPTPKPSKICSPEPNYRNPAHDRLRGFNFPHSQEMMKIFHKRFGLHQFRFNQLEAINATILAEDTFVLMPTGGGKSLCYQLPACVSPGVTVVISPLKSLIVDQVQKLTTLDIPATSLSGTLSDSEAGRIYMQLSRKDPIIKLLYVTPEKVSASNKLISALHNLYERGLLARFVIDEAHCVSQWGHDFRPDYKKLHELRQKFPNVPMMALTATATPRVQKDILNQLNMSRPQVFTMSFNRTNLKYAVLPKKPKKVDEDCISWIKKHYPRDSGIVYCLSRNDCDTMAESLQRAGLLALSYHAGLSDGDREYVQSKWINQDGCQVICATIAFGMGIDKPDVRYVIHASLPKSVEGYYQESGRAGRDGEISHCILFYSYTDVHRIKRIISMDREGDRHTKATHYNNLHSMVQFCENLMECRRIQLLAYFGELNFKKTFCKEHADVTCDNCAKPNQYKMRNVTEDVKKIVRFAQENCEKVGSKFGRTAQQNRLTLNMLVDIFVGSKSAKVQSGMFGIGAAYSKHNADRLFKKLVLDNVLVEDLYITNNNQAVSYISAGTKAMNVLSGHMQVEFYETESASSIRKHKAAVATNVSKREEKVQECLKELTDLCKQLGKAFGIHYYNIFSTATLKKIAEKLSSDAEVLLQIDGVTEDKLEKYGAEVIQVLEKYSAWQLPEEKIEMGGGGGREDGWIDTTRGRTYDDFYEEDDTESSTYFRNQSAQGQKRKKAPFFKYSKKRKAYGNSGSNSKGRGYNSNKSWSSSSSRGGSKAVGRGSRSSAADASAGRRPGFLSVPTPQTNHRPFLKPTFSYSG, encoded by the exons ggcCTTTTCTTTCAAAAAGAAGTCCTCATCAGGTACAACCAGGGTGGAAGTCCAGACCAAGGTAATCAGCTCTAATATTTTGGCAAGTAGGAATGTCAATGTCCCTAAAAACAGTTTGGTGACTAAATCTCCtttgacattttcaaacaaGCTTGAGAGACCTCAAAAATCCCAAATCAACAACTTCTTCTCTGTAAGCTCAAAAGCCAAGTTGGACTCCATCAGCCCAACAGAAAACTGTTCTCCTGCAGTCCAGACTCCTACGGTAGTGTCAGCTAAGGTAACAACAGCTCCAGCTAAATCTGACATGCGTGGCAATGGAAGCAATGTGACAAATCTGGATGCATCTCTGGGATTCCCGATCGATGACTGGGATGACTTTGATGACTTTGAAACTCCTGTCAAAGCAAAAAATGACTCTTTTACTTCAGAAATATCTGGAAAGAGCACCCATCCAGTGTCATCTTTCAATGAAGAAAAATCAGAATTAACTGGGAAACTAAACCACGATGCCTCTCGTGTGACACCAGAGTTGGGCAACAGTTTTACAAACAAGAATGGTATGGATGAACTGGAGCAATGTGTCGATAGAGCTGCTGTTTCATCAGGACCTAGTTTGAATCAAGACCAAGCAGACTCTGAAATTGAGGATTCTCCAGTTAAAGTAACCAGAAGACGGCCTCCTCCTCACAGTCTTGCACAGTTCAAGTCTGTCTTGAGTGATAGCGAAGAGGAAAACAATGATGTCCTTGAGACTTTGAAAGGAAAGACAG aTGAGAAACACAAATGGACCAACCCAAAGGTGATACAGATTGATGACAACTCAGAGCCTGAAGATGATTTTGACTACATTCCCCCTTCTCCGGTCCCTGATGACATCTCTTACACTACTTCTGCATTGGAGACCAG ATCTAAATTAGCTGATGCTGAAAGCGGAGACATTCCTGTGCAATCTAAGGGACCTATAACGACACTACATGAAACATTTGATCAACgctcaaaagacaaaacaa atgtttcttctCATCATGTCACAGACGAGCAACTCCTCAGTATCATGCAGACCATTTGTTCTCTGGTTGATTCCATCCCTGAACATGAACTAATAGGTCTGTCCTGTGGAGATGAGCTTTTGCTGAAGAGAGCTCAAAG GAAGAGGATCCTTGCAACTGGTGGTAACTGTTTATTGAGGATACAGCAACCAGACAGCACTGGGGTTTCTGAACCCAGCTTTAAAGAAAAGCCTTCTTTTAGCTGTGATACATCTAGTGTTATGTCATCCAGCAGCTCTGTGCCCATGGACACCAAGAAGCCTTCTCAGATCAGGAGATCTTCAGGCATTTCTGTGGACTACAACTCTGATCACTCTGACAGTATTATTCACATGAATACTTTGCAGGTTAAGAACATTGAGACAGTGAATGTGACAAATCAAAATACCTGTGACTCTCCATCAGCCTACAGCCTCGCAAGTCCATcttttaattttaagaaaacaagCACAGACCTGGATGGATCAAATCACTTCTTTTCTCCAAAAACCCCAGAAACTGTTGTTCAGAGCAAATCTAAAACACCGGCAGCCAGTACAGCTGCAGGAGACGTGGAACAAGATGATTTTTACAATGACTACTTTGACATAGATGACTTTGATGACTCAGATATCCCTGATTACTTCGACCAACCCCAAAGCTCTAGCACCATGACCACAACAGTGAAAGAAGCTGGACCAAGCAAGTCTTTATGGGAGAAGAAACCAACAACACCAGCGCCTACACCCAAACCATCAAAGATCTGCTCTCCTG AACCCAACTACAGAAACCCAGCCCATGATCGCTTAAGAGGGTTCAACTTCCCCCACTCACAGGAGATGATGAAGATCTTTCACAAGCGTTTTGGTCTCCATCAATTCAGGTTCAATCAACTAGAGGCAATTAATGCAACAATTCTGGCAGAAGACACGTTTGTTTTAATGCCCACAG GTGGGGGTAAAAGCCTGTGCTACCAGCTGCCTGCCTGCGTGTCACCAGGAGTCACAGTCGTTATCTCCCCACTCAAATCTCTCATTGTAGACCAGGTCCAGAAACTCACTACACTGGAT ATCCCAGCAACAAGCCTGTCTGGTACTTTAAGTGACAGTGAAGCAGGCAGGATTTATATGCAGCTCTCGAGGAAAGACCCCATCATCAAACTTCTTTATGTCACTCCTGAGAAG GTGAGCGCAAGTAACAAGCTGATCTCGGCTCTGCACAACCTGTACGAGCGAGGCCTCTTGGCCCGCTTTGTCATAGACGAGGCCCACTGTGTCAGCCAG TGGGGCCATGATTTTCGACCAGACTACAAGAAGTTGCACGAACTGCGTCAGAAGTTCCCCAACGTGCCGATGATGGCCCTGACAGCCACCGCCACCCCCCGCGTTCAGAAAGACATCCTCAACCAGCTGAATATGAGTCGGCCACAGGT GTTCACTATGAGTTTCAACAGAACAAACCTGAAGTATGCTGTCCTGCCCAAGAAACCCAAAAAGGTTGACGAGGACTGCATCAGCTGGATCAAGAAGCACTACCCAC GTGACTCCGGCATTGTGTACTGCCTGTCCCGTAATGACTGTGATACCATGGCTGAGAGTCTGCAGAGAGCAGGGTTATTAGCTCTGTCGTATCACGCAGGCCTGAGTGACGGTGACAGAGAATATGTGCAGAGCAAGTGGATCAACCAGGATGGCTGCCAG GTCATCTGTGCCACCATAGCCTTTGGCATGGGTATTGACAAACCTGATGTGCGCTATGTGATCCATGCCAGTCTGCCTAAGTCCGTGGAGGGTTACTACCAGGAGTCTGGGAGAGCtggcagagatggagagatctCTCACTGCATTCTCTTCTACTCCTACACAGATGTCCATCGCATCAAGAGAATTATCAGCA TGGACAGAGAAGGTGACAGACACACCAAGGCGACTCATTACAACAACCTACACAGCATGGTGCAGTTCTGTGAGAACTTGATGGAGTGCAGAAGAATTCAGCTACTCGCATACTTTGGAGAGCTGAATTTCAAGAAAACCTTCTGTAAGGAGCATGCAGACGTCACCTGTGACAACTGTGCGAAACCTAAT CAATACAAGATGAGAAATGTCACAGAAGACGTGAAGAAGATTGTGAGGTTTGCGCAGGAGAACTGTGAGAAAGTTGGCTCGAAGTTTGGCAGGACTGCTCAGCAAAACCGACTGACACTGAATATGTTGGTGGATATCTTTGTAG GGTCTAAATCTGCCAAGGTACAGTCAGGAATGTTTGGGATTGGAGCAGCCTACTCTAAGCATAACGCTGACCGTCTCTTCAAAAAACTGGTTCTGGACAATGTCCTGGTGGAGGATCTCTACATCACTAACAACAACCAAGCTGTGTCTTATATCTCTGCTGGAACCAAAGCCATGAACGTGCTGTCTGGACATATGCAG GTGGAGTTCTATGAGACTGAGAGTGCGTCTAGTATCAGGAAACACAAAGCTGCTGTGGCCACGAACGTCTccaagagagaggagaaggttCAGGAGTGTCTGAAGGAGCTGACGGATCTATGCAAGCAGCTGGGGAAAGCGTTTGGCATTCACTATTATAACATCTTCTCCACTGCTACCTTGAAAAAGATTGCTG AGAAGCTTTCTTCTGACGCTGAAGTCCTCCTACAAATTGATGGTGTCACGGAAGACAAACTGGAGAAGTATGGAGCTGAAGTTATTCAGGTCCTAGAGAAATACTCTGCGTGGCAGCTGCCTG AGGAAAAGATTGAgatgggtggtggtggtggccgTGAAGACGGGTGGATAGACACAACACGAGGTCGTACATACGACGATTTTTATGAAGAGGACGACACAGAGTCCTCCACCTACTTCCGCAATCAGTCTGCACAGGgacagaagagaaagaaagcacCGTTTTTCAAATATTCCAAGAAGAGAAAAGCATATGGCAACTCAGGTTCCAACTCTAAAGG TCGTGGCTACAACAGCAATAAATCGTGGTCATCATCCAGCTCCAGAGGTGGATCAAAAGCTGTAGGTCGGGGGTCCAGGAGCTCAGCGGCAGATGCATCAGCAGGGAGGAGACCGGGCTTCCTGTCCGTCCCAACCCCTCAAACCAACCATCGACCCTTCTTAAAGCCAACCTTTTCATACTCGGGCTAG
- the blm gene encoding recQ-like DNA helicase BLM isoform X3, whose amino-acid sequence MSSLPQNNLKEQLARHSNAAQSKLSLAKPKPGAFSFKKKSSSGTTRVEVQTKVISSNILASRNVNVPKNSLVTKSPLTFSNKLERPQKSQINNFFSVSSKAKLDSISPTENCSPAVQTPTVVSAKVTTAPAKSDMRGNGSNVTNLDASLGFPIDDWDDFDDFETPVKAKNDSFTSEISGKSTHPVSSFNEEKSELTGKLNHDASRVTPELGNSFTNKNGMDELEQCVDRAAVSSGPSLNQDQADSEIEDSPVKVTRRRPPPHSLAQFKSVLSDSEEENNDVLETLKGKTDEKHKWTNPKVIQIDDNSEPEDDFDYIPPSPVPDDISYTTSALETSRSKLADAESGDIPVQSKGPITTLHETFDQRSKDKTNEQLLSIMQTICSLVDSIPEHELIGLSCGDELLLKRAQRKRILATGGNCLLRIQQPDSTGVSEPSFKEKPSFSCDTSSVMSSSSSVPMDTKKPSQIRRSSGISVDYNSDHSDSIIHMNTLQVKNIETVNVTNQNTCDSPSAYSLASPSFNFKKTSTDLDGSNHFFSPKTPETVVQSKSKTPAASTAAGDVEQDDFYNDYFDIDDFDDSDIPDYFDQPQSSSTMTTTVKEAGPSKSLWEKKPTTPAPTPKPSKICSPEPNYRNPAHDRLRGFNFPHSQEMMKIFHKRFGLHQFRFNQLEAINATILAEDTFVLMPTGGGKSLCYQLPACVSPGVTVVISPLKSLIVDQVQKLTTLDIPATSLSGTLSDSEAGRIYMQLSRKDPIIKLLYVTPEKVSASNKLISALHNLYERGLLARFVIDEAHCVSQWGHDFRPDYKKLHELRQKFPNVPMMALTATATPRVQKDILNQLNMSRPQVFTMSFNRTNLKYAVLPKKPKKVDEDCISWIKKHYPRDSGIVYCLSRNDCDTMAESLQRAGLLALSYHAGLSDGDREYVQSKWINQDGCQVICATIAFGMGIDKPDVRYVIHASLPKSVEGYYQESGRAGRDGEISHCILFYSYTDVHRIKRIISMDREGDRHTKATHYNNLHSMVQFCENLMECRRIQLLAYFGELNFKKTFCKEHADVTCDNCAKPNQYKMRNVTEDVKKIVRFAQENCEKVGSKFGRTAQQNRLTLNMLVDIFVGSKSAKVQSGMFGIGAAYSKHNADRLFKKLVLDNVLVEDLYITNNNQAVSYISAGTKAMNVLSGHMQVEFYETESASSIRKHKAAVATNVSKREEKVQECLKELTDLCKQLGKAFGIHYYNIFSTATLKKIAEKLSSDAEVLLQIDGVTEDKLEKYGAEVIQVLEKYSAWQLPEEKIEMGGGGGREDGWIDTTRGRTYDDFYEEDDTESSTYFRNQSAQGQKRKKAPFFKYSKKRKAYGNSGSNSKGRGYNSNKSWSSSSSRGGSKAVGRGSRSSAADASAGRRPGFLSVPTPQTNHRPFLKPTFSYSG is encoded by the exons ggcCTTTTCTTTCAAAAAGAAGTCCTCATCAGGTACAACCAGGGTGGAAGTCCAGACCAAGGTAATCAGCTCTAATATTTTGGCAAGTAGGAATGTCAATGTCCCTAAAAACAGTTTGGTGACTAAATCTCCtttgacattttcaaacaaGCTTGAGAGACCTCAAAAATCCCAAATCAACAACTTCTTCTCTGTAAGCTCAAAAGCCAAGTTGGACTCCATCAGCCCAACAGAAAACTGTTCTCCTGCAGTCCAGACTCCTACGGTAGTGTCAGCTAAGGTAACAACAGCTCCAGCTAAATCTGACATGCGTGGCAATGGAAGCAATGTGACAAATCTGGATGCATCTCTGGGATTCCCGATCGATGACTGGGATGACTTTGATGACTTTGAAACTCCTGTCAAAGCAAAAAATGACTCTTTTACTTCAGAAATATCTGGAAAGAGCACCCATCCAGTGTCATCTTTCAATGAAGAAAAATCAGAATTAACTGGGAAACTAAACCACGATGCCTCTCGTGTGACACCAGAGTTGGGCAACAGTTTTACAAACAAGAATGGTATGGATGAACTGGAGCAATGTGTCGATAGAGCTGCTGTTTCATCAGGACCTAGTTTGAATCAAGACCAAGCAGACTCTGAAATTGAGGATTCTCCAGTTAAAGTAACCAGAAGACGGCCTCCTCCTCACAGTCTTGCACAGTTCAAGTCTGTCTTGAGTGATAGCGAAGAGGAAAACAATGATGTCCTTGAGACTTTGAAAGGAAAGACAG aTGAGAAACACAAATGGACCAACCCAAAGGTGATACAGATTGATGACAACTCAGAGCCTGAAGATGATTTTGACTACATTCCCCCTTCTCCGGTCCCTGATGACATCTCTTACACTACTTCTGCATTGGAGACCAG caGATCTAAATTAGCTGATGCTGAAAGCGGAGACATTCCTGTGCAATCTAAGGGACCTATAACGACACTACATGAAACATTTGATCAACgctcaaaagacaaaacaa ACGAGCAACTCCTCAGTATCATGCAGACCATTTGTTCTCTGGTTGATTCCATCCCTGAACATGAACTAATAGGTCTGTCCTGTGGAGATGAGCTTTTGCTGAAGAGAGCTCAAAG GAAGAGGATCCTTGCAACTGGTGGTAACTGTTTATTGAGGATACAGCAACCAGACAGCACTGGGGTTTCTGAACCCAGCTTTAAAGAAAAGCCTTCTTTTAGCTGTGATACATCTAGTGTTATGTCATCCAGCAGCTCTGTGCCCATGGACACCAAGAAGCCTTCTCAGATCAGGAGATCTTCAGGCATTTCTGTGGACTACAACTCTGATCACTCTGACAGTATTATTCACATGAATACTTTGCAGGTTAAGAACATTGAGACAGTGAATGTGACAAATCAAAATACCTGTGACTCTCCATCAGCCTACAGCCTCGCAAGTCCATcttttaattttaagaaaacaagCACAGACCTGGATGGATCAAATCACTTCTTTTCTCCAAAAACCCCAGAAACTGTTGTTCAGAGCAAATCTAAAACACCGGCAGCCAGTACAGCTGCAGGAGACGTGGAACAAGATGATTTTTACAATGACTACTTTGACATAGATGACTTTGATGACTCAGATATCCCTGATTACTTCGACCAACCCCAAAGCTCTAGCACCATGACCACAACAGTGAAAGAAGCTGGACCAAGCAAGTCTTTATGGGAGAAGAAACCAACAACACCAGCGCCTACACCCAAACCATCAAAGATCTGCTCTCCTG AACCCAACTACAGAAACCCAGCCCATGATCGCTTAAGAGGGTTCAACTTCCCCCACTCACAGGAGATGATGAAGATCTTTCACAAGCGTTTTGGTCTCCATCAATTCAGGTTCAATCAACTAGAGGCAATTAATGCAACAATTCTGGCAGAAGACACGTTTGTTTTAATGCCCACAG GTGGGGGTAAAAGCCTGTGCTACCAGCTGCCTGCCTGCGTGTCACCAGGAGTCACAGTCGTTATCTCCCCACTCAAATCTCTCATTGTAGACCAGGTCCAGAAACTCACTACACTGGAT ATCCCAGCAACAAGCCTGTCTGGTACTTTAAGTGACAGTGAAGCAGGCAGGATTTATATGCAGCTCTCGAGGAAAGACCCCATCATCAAACTTCTTTATGTCACTCCTGAGAAG GTGAGCGCAAGTAACAAGCTGATCTCGGCTCTGCACAACCTGTACGAGCGAGGCCTCTTGGCCCGCTTTGTCATAGACGAGGCCCACTGTGTCAGCCAG TGGGGCCATGATTTTCGACCAGACTACAAGAAGTTGCACGAACTGCGTCAGAAGTTCCCCAACGTGCCGATGATGGCCCTGACAGCCACCGCCACCCCCCGCGTTCAGAAAGACATCCTCAACCAGCTGAATATGAGTCGGCCACAGGT GTTCACTATGAGTTTCAACAGAACAAACCTGAAGTATGCTGTCCTGCCCAAGAAACCCAAAAAGGTTGACGAGGACTGCATCAGCTGGATCAAGAAGCACTACCCAC GTGACTCCGGCATTGTGTACTGCCTGTCCCGTAATGACTGTGATACCATGGCTGAGAGTCTGCAGAGAGCAGGGTTATTAGCTCTGTCGTATCACGCAGGCCTGAGTGACGGTGACAGAGAATATGTGCAGAGCAAGTGGATCAACCAGGATGGCTGCCAG GTCATCTGTGCCACCATAGCCTTTGGCATGGGTATTGACAAACCTGATGTGCGCTATGTGATCCATGCCAGTCTGCCTAAGTCCGTGGAGGGTTACTACCAGGAGTCTGGGAGAGCtggcagagatggagagatctCTCACTGCATTCTCTTCTACTCCTACACAGATGTCCATCGCATCAAGAGAATTATCAGCA TGGACAGAGAAGGTGACAGACACACCAAGGCGACTCATTACAACAACCTACACAGCATGGTGCAGTTCTGTGAGAACTTGATGGAGTGCAGAAGAATTCAGCTACTCGCATACTTTGGAGAGCTGAATTTCAAGAAAACCTTCTGTAAGGAGCATGCAGACGTCACCTGTGACAACTGTGCGAAACCTAAT CAATACAAGATGAGAAATGTCACAGAAGACGTGAAGAAGATTGTGAGGTTTGCGCAGGAGAACTGTGAGAAAGTTGGCTCGAAGTTTGGCAGGACTGCTCAGCAAAACCGACTGACACTGAATATGTTGGTGGATATCTTTGTAG GGTCTAAATCTGCCAAGGTACAGTCAGGAATGTTTGGGATTGGAGCAGCCTACTCTAAGCATAACGCTGACCGTCTCTTCAAAAAACTGGTTCTGGACAATGTCCTGGTGGAGGATCTCTACATCACTAACAACAACCAAGCTGTGTCTTATATCTCTGCTGGAACCAAAGCCATGAACGTGCTGTCTGGACATATGCAG GTGGAGTTCTATGAGACTGAGAGTGCGTCTAGTATCAGGAAACACAAAGCTGCTGTGGCCACGAACGTCTccaagagagaggagaaggttCAGGAGTGTCTGAAGGAGCTGACGGATCTATGCAAGCAGCTGGGGAAAGCGTTTGGCATTCACTATTATAACATCTTCTCCACTGCTACCTTGAAAAAGATTGCTG AGAAGCTTTCTTCTGACGCTGAAGTCCTCCTACAAATTGATGGTGTCACGGAAGACAAACTGGAGAAGTATGGAGCTGAAGTTATTCAGGTCCTAGAGAAATACTCTGCGTGGCAGCTGCCTG AGGAAAAGATTGAgatgggtggtggtggtggccgTGAAGACGGGTGGATAGACACAACACGAGGTCGTACATACGACGATTTTTATGAAGAGGACGACACAGAGTCCTCCACCTACTTCCGCAATCAGTCTGCACAGGgacagaagagaaagaaagcacCGTTTTTCAAATATTCCAAGAAGAGAAAAGCATATGGCAACTCAGGTTCCAACTCTAAAGG TCGTGGCTACAACAGCAATAAATCGTGGTCATCATCCAGCTCCAGAGGTGGATCAAAAGCTGTAGGTCGGGGGTCCAGGAGCTCAGCGGCAGATGCATCAGCAGGGAGGAGACCGGGCTTCCTGTCCGTCCCAACCCCTCAAACCAACCATCGACCCTTCTTAAAGCCAACCTTTTCATACTCGGGCTAG